In Halorientalis sp. LT38, a genomic segment contains:
- a CDS encoding CaiB/BaiF CoA transferase family protein: MRLDGVRILDLSRLLPGPYATQLLADAGADVIKVEDAEGGDYARMLPPYTDEGVGAIFDAVNRGKRSVALDLKSDRGREAFLDLAAEADVVFEQFRPGVVDRLGVDYDSVRERNPEVVYCSLSGFGQEGPYADRVGHDLNYVGMAGLLDMTRADEEHKPQMPGYPVGDMAGGLFAAFSIVGALLSRELGNTGGEYVDVAMTDVVASFSQAVAHDALTGGDPRPGETELTGDLPWYDVYETADGGYVTLAALEPKFWESFCEAVEREDLADAHMTMDPAEREALREELTALFADRTRDEWEDALGDVEAMVAPVHTPAEALDSEHATARDLLDRSGPVPRVGFPAQCSEGSDRETGPAPGHGEHTEAVLSAVGYDRDRLDALREDGVIE, encoded by the coding sequence ATGCGACTCGACGGAGTCAGGATTCTCGATCTCTCCCGACTGTTGCCCGGTCCCTACGCGACCCAGTTGCTCGCAGACGCCGGTGCCGACGTGATCAAGGTGGAGGACGCGGAAGGCGGCGACTACGCCCGGATGCTCCCGCCCTACACCGACGAGGGCGTCGGCGCCATCTTCGACGCGGTCAACCGGGGGAAGCGAAGCGTCGCTCTCGACCTCAAGTCCGACCGGGGCCGCGAGGCGTTCCTGGATCTGGCGGCCGAGGCCGACGTGGTGTTCGAGCAGTTCCGGCCCGGCGTCGTCGACCGCCTCGGCGTCGACTACGACTCGGTTCGCGAGCGCAACCCCGAGGTCGTCTACTGCTCGTTGTCTGGCTTCGGCCAGGAGGGCCCGTACGCCGACCGGGTGGGCCACGACCTCAACTACGTCGGCATGGCCGGCCTGCTGGATATGACTCGGGCGGACGAGGAGCACAAACCCCAGATGCCCGGCTACCCCGTCGGCGACATGGCCGGCGGACTGTTCGCCGCTTTCTCTATCGTCGGCGCGCTGCTCTCGCGGGAACTGGGCAACACCGGCGGCGAGTACGTCGACGTGGCGATGACCGACGTGGTGGCGTCGTTCTCACAGGCCGTCGCCCACGACGCACTCACCGGCGGCGACCCGAGGCCTGGCGAGACGGAACTCACCGGTGACCTCCCCTGGTACGACGTCTACGAGACCGCGGACGGCGGGTACGTCACGCTCGCCGCCCTCGAACCCAAGTTCTGGGAGTCGTTCTGCGAGGCCGTCGAGCGCGAGGACCTCGCGGACGCTCACATGACCATGGACCCGGCCGAACGCGAGGCCCTGCGCGAGGAACTAACGGCGCTGTTCGCCGACCGGACTCGGGACGAGTGGGAAGACGCGCTCGGGGACGTGGAGGCGATGGTCGCTCCCGTGCACACACCGGCCGAGGCTCTCGACTCGGAGCACGCCACGGCCCGTGATCTGCTCGACCGCTCCGGACCGGTCCCCCGGGTCGGCTTCCCCGCGCAGTGTTCCGAGGGATCGGATCGCGAAACCGGCCCGGCGCCGGGCCACGGCGAACACACTGAAGCCGTCCTGTCCGCGGTGGGGTACGATCGGGACCGGCTGGACGCGCTTCGCGAGGACGGCGTGATCGAGTGA